In Torulaspora globosa chromosome 1, complete sequence, a genomic segment contains:
- the MRF1 gene encoding Mrf1p (ancestral locus Anc_2.331), producing the protein MNFTKTLRLMRNTTLLRQPSFVARRWSTTTSPTIDDVEELHPSLISRIKQYVEQLHGLEQMLAAGGSFNAASQILYAKASSIKDIYERYQDQLEGLKALREMMDDDPSLKEDAEAEYAKLVPQLAKTSSELLRKLIPPHEFADKPCILELRPGVGGIEAMIFAQDLLNMYAGYAQSKRWKYHLTSKTENQSGSGIVDAILSIDEPGSYDVLKHEAGVHRVQRIPATETKGRTHTSTAAVVVLPQMGNESEKAADAYERSFKPDEIRIDVMRASGKGGQHVNTTDSAVRLTHFPSGIVVSMQDERSQHKNKAKAFAILRARLAERERLEREEKERSARKDQVTTTDRSDKIRTYNFPQNRITDHRCGFSMHDIEGVMSGERLDDLINAMEAYDSDLKARKILQEV; encoded by the coding sequence ATGAACTTTACCAAGACCTTGAGGTTGATGAGAAACACCACATTATTACGCCAACCTAGCTTCGTTGCTAGGAGATGGTCGACTACAACCTCGCCCACGATCGATGACGTTGAAGAGTTGCACCCATCGTTGATCAGTAGGATAAAGCAATATGTTGAACAATTACATGGACTGGAGCAAATGCTGGCCGCTGGTGGCTCTTTCAACGCAGCCAGCCAGATATTGTATGCGAAAGCTTCCTCTATCAAGGACATCTACGAAAGATATCAAGATCAATTGGAAGGGCTCAAGGCCTTACGAGAGATGATGGATGACGATCCTAGCTTAAAGGAAGATGCAGAGGCAGAATATGCAAAGCTTGTGCCGCAGCTCGCAAAAACCTCGAGTGAACTGCTTCGCAAACTGATACCGCCTCATGAATTTGCAGACAAGCCTTGTATACTGGAATTGAGACCTGGAGTAGGTGGAATAGAAGCCATGATATTTGCACAAGATCTTCTTAATATGTATGCTGGGTATGCACAGAGCAAGAGATGGAAATACCATTTAACATCTAAGACCGAGAACCAAAGCGGATCTGGGATAGTTGATGCTATACTGAGTATAGACGAGCCCGGATCTTACGATGTCCTCAAGCATGAAGCTGGCGTCCATCGCGTGCAGCGTATACCGGCCACTGAGACCAAGGGTCGCACTCATACTTCGACGGCGGCGGTCGTAGTGCTGCCGCAAATGGGAAACGAATCCGAGAAGGCAGCAGATGCATACGAAAGAAGCTTCAAGCCGGACGAAATCCGGATCGACGTTATGAGAGCCAGCGGGAAGGGTGGTCAGCATGTCAACACTACCGACTCCGCCGTCAGGCTTACTCACTTCCCCTCTGGAATCGTGGTTTCCATGCAAGACGAGAGGTCTCAACACAAGAATAAGGCCAAGGCTTTCGCCATCCTCAGGGCTAGATTAGCAGAACGGGAGCGACTGGAGCGggaggagaaggaaagatCCGCTAGAAAGGATCAGGTAACCACAACCGACAGATCGGACAAGATAAGAACTTACAACTTTCCACAAAACAGAATCACTGACCACCGCTGTGGTTTCAGCATGCACGATATTGAGGGCGTAATGTCTGGAGAAAGACTAGACGATCTCATCAACGCCATGGAGGCGTACGATAGCGACTTGAAAGCTCGGaagattcttcaagaggttTAA
- the KIN28 gene encoding TFIIH complex serine/threonine-protein kinase subunit KIN28 (ancestral locus Anc_2.332): MSAIREVKYLQEIQHENVIELVDIFLAYDNLNLVLEFLPSDLEKVIKDKSILFTPADIKSWMLMTLRGIHHCHRNFILHRDLKPNNLLISPDGQIKVADFGLARTFPSAQEMLTSNVVTRWYRAPELLFGAKHYTSAVDIWSAGVIFAELMLRIPYLPGQTDVDQIEVTFRALGTPTDKDWPDVSFFPAYNKLQIYPPPSREELRRRFIAASENALNFMCGMLTMNPQKRWSAVECLESDYFKEAPAPSDPSTIQIS, from the coding sequence ATGTCAGCTATTCGAGAAGTAAAGTATCTACAAGAGATCCAACACGAAAATGTCATCGAATTGGTGGACATCTTTCTGGCGTACGATAATTTGAACTTAGTGCTGGAATTCTTACCATCAGATTTGGAAAAGGTTATCAAAGATAAGTCGATTTTATTTACACCGGCGGACATAAAGTCATGGATGTTGATGACACTTCGAGGAATTCACCACTGCCATAGGAATTTTATACTGCACCGAGATCTGAAGCCCAATAATCTATTGATATCTCCAGATGGCCAGATCAAAGTTGCGGACTTTGGTTTGGCTAGGACTTTCCCATCTGCCCAAGAAATGCTGACAAGTAATGTGGTTACTCGCTGGTACAGAGCGCCGGAACTGCTGTTCGGGGCCAAGCACTACACATCAGCGGTGGATATTTGGTCAGCGGGCGTAATATTCGCAGAGCTGATGTTGAGAATACCCTACCTGCCTGGGCAAACCGATGTCGATCAGATTGAGGTCACTTTCAGAGCATTAGGAACGCCGACAGACAAGGACTGGCCAGATGTTTCGTTCTTTCCTGCATACAATAAGCTTCAAATTTATCCACCGCCTTCGCGAGAGGAACTGAGGAGACGGTTCATTGCGGCAAGTGAGAATGCGTTAAATTTTATGTGTGGAATGCTCACTATGAATCCACAGAAGCGTTGGAGCGCAGTCGAATGCCTAGAAAGTGATTACTTCAAAGAGGCTCCAGCACCGAGCGACCCTTCCACTATCCAAATATCCTAG
- a CDS encoding NAD(P)/FAD-dependent oxidoreductase, whose product MFRLQGRDLMRLSSIQSVRRFSQTAVAAAADYSHIIIGGGVVGLAIAAELSKVPTNNVLLLDKNERFGMETSSHNSEVIHAGIYYPPNSLKSQLCVEGKHIIYKELTPAKTGVSWLNCGKWIVAQTDQEDAVNETLFRRCREELDIEVEMLSSQKAAKLEPFINVQRSALSSPSSGIINSHSLIEYLAAIIQQNGGDMVHGSKVIGLEYSKNGGYTVTCKDNYSDDTQPVEITAENIVNSGGLYADQICNMLLPKDRHKRLYFAKGNYYKLNNAGFPPVNRLIYPVPPQDGKSLGTHLTIDMDRQIIFGPDLEYVDSRTDYKPNPQNMPAAFEAISRYYPHIDAADLEVSTCGIRPKLSGPDVKVFDDFYIKEEEEFPGFVNLLGIESPGLTASVAIGKYVMRIYHAQVG is encoded by the coding sequence ATGTTTAGGTTACAAGGAAGAGATCTCATGAGATTAAGCAGCATCCAAAGCGTGAGAAGGTTCAGCCAGACAGCCGTAGCTGCGGCAGCAGACTATTCTCACATCATAATTGGTGGGGGCGTGGTAGGACTTGCAATCGCTGCGGAATTGAGTAAGGTACCTACGAATAATGTCTTACTGCTCGATAAGAATGAGCGGTTTGGAATGGAGACATCGAGCCATAACAGTGAGGTAATACATGCAGGAATTTACTACCCACCTAACTCACTAAAATCACAACTTTGTGTCGAGGGAAAACACATAATCTACAAAGAGCTGACTCCTGCCAAGACAGGCGTTAGTTGGCTAAATTGTGGTAAGTGGATTGTAGCTCAGACAGACCAAGAGGATGCAGTAAATGAGACCTTGTTCCGCAGATGCAGggaagagctggatatCGAGGTTGAGATGCTGTCTTCCCAAAAAGCAGCCAAACTGGAACCGTTTATCAACGTACAGAGATCGGCGCTGAGCTCGCCAAGCAGTGGTATTATAAATTCTCATTCGTTGATTGAATACCTGGCTGCAATAATTCAACAGAATGGTGGCGACATGGTACATGGATCGAAGGTAATCGGCTTGGAGTATTCGAAAAATGGTGGCTACACAGTGACGTGCAAGGACAATTACAGCGATGATACACAACCAGTAGAAATTACTGCCGAGAACATTGTGAACAGTGGTGGTTTATACGCAGATCAAATATGCAATATGCTCCTCCCGAAAGACCGCCACAAGCGGCTCTATTTTGCCAAAGGTAATTATTATAAACTGAACAATGCAGGATTTCCACCAGTAAATAGGCTGATATACCCGGTCCCACCGCAGGATGGCAAGTCGCTGGGGACTCATTTGACAATCGATATGGATCGACAAATCATTTTTGGTCCCGACCTGGAGTATGTGGATTCTCGCACCGATTACAAACCTAATCCGCAAAACATGCCAGCCGCTTTTGAAGCCATCAGCCGCTATTATCCTCATATCGACGCCGCGGATCTGGAAGTGAGTACTTGCGGGATTCGGCCGAAGTTATCTGGCCCAGACGTTAAAGTGTTCGATGACTTCTatatcaaagaagaggaggagTTTCCTGGTTTTGTGAACCTCCTTGGCATCGAGTCCCCTGGCTTAACTGCAAGTGTTGCGATTGGGAAATATGTGATGAGGATATACCACGCTCAAGTTGGCTAA
- the MSS2 gene encoding Mss2p (ancestral locus Anc_2.333): MMYRSIYGCVRRYATISQQVSRPPFEEIFPRKRMINRILFELDSRLSFKKLYPLFESSYNDMDEDTISLGSNVSASDVMLMKKVLEKVRSRTKSANLHLLKLESALLDKAAEMGDKDAIALVAFDVLKDPSRNSQEDVDYAKLLIKDLYKREHHLTLKLTGDLALRGGDSLQAADYYQHFLRLEADTYLAGEVYGQLGQMSFQDTDLLSAERYFRKAIALSPLEYSVHSYYYLAQIYMNSDPLKARTLMESCATQGYRESFKALGFLEMHYFGDLYKAQEWFKLGMELYELECFIGYFDCCASLGEWTLAKKCLKSLEKMGDANETYKTIVGQFMEARKEKIEKALSFQSDPLLYPNTMKDGSKQSELSIKQNKWGL, translated from the coding sequence ATGATGTACCGGTCGATTTATGGGTGTGTTAGGAGATATGCTACGATAAGCCAGCAGGTGTCGAGGCCTCCATTTGAGGAGATCTTCCCTCGAAAGAGGATGATAAACAGAATATTGTTTGAGTTGGACAGTCGATTAAGCTTTAAAAAGCTGTATCCCCTCTTCGAGTCCTCATATAATGATATGGATGAGGATACGATCTCTCTGGGTTCCAACGTATCGGCATCAGACGTGATGCTAATGAAGAAAGTGCTTGAGAAAGTACGTTCAAGGACAAAGTCAGCAAATCTacatcttttgaagctggagagTGCTTTGCTCGATAAAGCTGCCGAAATGGGCGATAAGGATGCCATTGCTTTGGTGGCATTTGATGTTTTGAAGGATCCGTCAAGGAATAGCCAAGAGGATGTTGATTACGCCAAGCTTCTGATCAAAGATCTTTATAAGAGAGAACACCATCTGACGTTGAAATTAACAGGCGATTTAGCACTAAGAGGCGGCGACAGCTTACAGGCAGCAGATTACTACCAACATTTCCTGAGACTAGAGGCTGACACATACTTGGCTGGGGAAGTTTACGGACAACTGGGCCAGATGAGCTTCCAGGATACGGATTTGCTTTCAGCAGAGCGCTACTTTCGAAAGGCCATAGCACTCAGTCCGTTAGAGTATTCAGTGCACTCGTACTACTATCTCGCTCAAATATACATGAACTCTGATCCTTTAAAGGCGAGAACTCTGATGGAAAGCTGTGCTACGCAGGGCTACAGGGAATCTTTCAAGGCTCTCGGATTTTTAGAGATGCACTATTTTGGTGACCTTTACAAAGCCCAGGAATGGTTCAAGCTCGGCATGGAACTCTATGAATTGGAATGTTTTATAGGTTATTTTGATTGCTGTGCTTCATTGGGCGAGTGGACATTGGCCAAGAAGTGCTTGAAAAGCCTTGAGAAAATGGGGGATGCCAATGAGACCTACAAAACCATCGTAGGACAATTTATGGAGGCACGcaaagagaagattgagaagGCATTGTCATTTCAATCCGACCCGCTTTTGTACCCAAATACAATGAAAGATGGAAGCAAGCAGTCTGAATTGTCCATCAAGCAAAATAAGTGGGGATTATAA